In Flavobacterium sp. N1736, the following are encoded in one genomic region:
- a CDS encoding winged helix-turn-helix transcriptional regulator, whose product MIKNEETKDFAHRPQECMAALLPVRDALEVLSGRWKLPILIALSNRPKRFKEISKDINGITDKMLSKELKDMEVNKLVTRTVYDTFPPTVEYARTEHSKSLSDVIMALKDWGELHRKEIIGK is encoded by the coding sequence ATGATAAAAAACGAGGAAACAAAAGATTTTGCGCATCGCCCACAAGAGTGCATGGCAGCATTATTACCAGTTAGAGATGCGTTGGAAGTTTTAAGCGGAAGATGGAAATTGCCTATTTTGATCGCTTTATCAAACAGACCAAAACGATTTAAGGAGATTTCGAAAGATATTAACGGAATTACGGATAAAATGCTTTCTAAGGAACTTAAAGATATGGAAGTAAATAAACTTGTAACAAGAACGGTTTACGACACGTTTCCGCCAACGGTTGAATATGCCCGAACAGAACATAGTAAATCGCTTTCGGATGTTATTATGGCATTGAAAGACTGGGGTGAATTACATCGCAAAGAGATTATTGGGAAATAA
- a CDS encoding FMN-dependent NADH-azoreductase, whose amino-acid sequence MSKKVLKIVASIKGDTSFSNKLSNAVVEKLEKVYGAVQLQTLDLSKAPSPYLDEVNFGAFYAPEDTHTAEQKEAVKYSDDAINDLLAAEIIVIGVPVYNFGIPAVLKGWIDQVARGGKTFSYADGSPKGLLTDKKVYLAIASGAIFSDGPYKAYDFSEPYLRAVLGFLGITDITVFRVEGTAIPDFAEAALPKALASVEEYAF is encoded by the coding sequence ATGAGCAAAAAAGTTCTGAAGATAGTTGCCAGTATCAAAGGCGATACTTCATTTAGTAATAAATTATCAAATGCTGTTGTCGAAAAATTAGAGAAAGTATATGGTGCGGTTCAACTGCAGACACTTGATCTTTCAAAAGCACCATCACCATATTTAGATGAAGTAAATTTTGGTGCCTTTTATGCACCCGAAGATACCCATACAGCAGAGCAAAAAGAAGCTGTTAAATATTCTGATGATGCGATTAATGATTTATTAGCAGCAGAGATTATTGTAATTGGTGTTCCGGTTTACAATTTCGGAATCCCGGCAGTTTTAAAAGGCTGGATCGATCAGGTTGCCAGAGGAGGCAAAACGTTTAGTTATGCTGATGGTTCTCCAAAAGGATTACTAACCGATAAAAAAGTATATTTAGCGATCGCATCAGGCGCTATATTTTCTGATGGTCCGTACAAAGCTTATGATTTCTCAGAGCCTTATTTACGCGCTGTACTTGGTTTTTTAGGCATAACAGATATTACTGTTTTCCGTGTAGAAGGAACCGCAATTCCTGATTTTGCCGAAGCTGCTTTACCAAAAGCCTTAGCAAGCGTTGAAGAATATGCGTTTTAA